A single region of the Variovorax paradoxus genome encodes:
- a CDS encoding ferredoxin--NADP reductase — protein MSAFSEERVLSVHHWTDRLFTFTTTRDPALRFSNGHFTMIGLKVNNKPLLRAYSIVSPNYEEHLEFLSIKVEEGPLTSKLQHIQVGDTIIVGRKPTGTLLIDYTLPGKRLYLFGTGTGLAPFMSIIRDPDTYEKFEQVILVHGVRQVDELAYHDLVTDHLPKHEFLGEMVEKQLLYYPTVTREEFRNQGRITDLISSNKLTDDLGLPPINPEEDRVMLCGSPGLLVDLKHILEARGFKEGNTSTPGDFVVERAFAEK, from the coding sequence ATGAGTGCATTCAGCGAAGAACGCGTCCTGAGCGTCCACCACTGGACCGACCGCCTGTTCACCTTCACCACCACGCGCGACCCGGCGCTGCGTTTTTCGAACGGCCATTTCACGATGATCGGCCTGAAGGTGAACAACAAGCCCCTGCTGCGCGCGTACAGCATCGTGAGCCCGAACTACGAGGAGCATCTCGAGTTCCTGAGCATCAAGGTGGAAGAAGGCCCGCTCACCTCGAAGCTGCAGCACATCCAGGTGGGCGACACCATCATCGTGGGCCGCAAGCCCACCGGCACGCTGCTCATCGACTACACGCTGCCGGGCAAGCGCCTGTACCTGTTCGGCACGGGCACGGGCCTCGCACCGTTCATGAGCATCATCCGCGACCCGGACACCTACGAGAAGTTCGAGCAGGTCATCCTGGTGCACGGCGTGCGCCAGGTCGACGAGCTGGCCTATCACGACCTCGTGACGGACCACCTGCCCAAGCACGAGTTCCTCGGCGAAATGGTCGAGAAGCAGCTGCTCTACTACCCCACGGTCACGCGCGAGGAGTTCCGCAACCAGGGCCGCATCACCGACCTGATTTCGAGCAACAAGCTCACCGACGACCTCGGCCTGCCCCCCATCAACCCCGAGGAAGACCGCGTGATGCTGTGCGGCAGCCCCGGCCTGCTGGTGGACCTGAAGCACATCCTCGAGGCACGCGGCTTCAAGGAAGGCAACACGAGTACGCCGGGCGACTTCGTGGTCGAGCGCGCCTTCGCTGAAAAATAA
- a CDS encoding 6-hydroxynicotinate reductase, whose product MTEHTKTDGMPGMDMPVVAEAGSSAFGKARPRNERMSTAKVECNACPVLCQISDGRTGACDRYANREGVLVRVDPVVLLRREIASEAPVLVPFDRPAAEKADAAETAAPDWNGDLLHADEVFVTGVGSSTTYPDYKPAPFIVASKAQGVDMVTVVTEGIFSYCSFKVKIDTDRFLGSEQANVRYRGEVVGHVTTAEYGSQMLSLGGVHHLTGGSKKEGRMTAELMQLLGNKKAVECTIDGGSTLVIQAGKAPIVNGVEEQRMRVGCGSAAVGIFARQFAGVADEVVVVDDHITGVLTEHQAGRCLDMAPSGIQMLGRKSTPGRYFQVANPGNGWGGTDIADPLSIIEGWEEGVARPGLRLLMTSTTGEHAQWYVLDDALKPVEQEMPAEVKRIVERIGENCEPSLCTVLFLGGAGGSLRAGVTENPVLLTRAIKRALVNVTCGGAPAYVWPGGGITVMADVMRMPDNSFGTVPTPAIVAPIEFSMRQSDYQALGGHMEHIFSLEQALARGAWQEDGAPLARQWVVMDDANPWPLGHAPMLG is encoded by the coding sequence ATGACCGAACACACCAAGACAGACGGAATGCCCGGCATGGACATGCCGGTGGTCGCAGAAGCCGGCAGCAGCGCCTTCGGCAAGGCGCGGCCGCGCAACGAGCGCATGAGCACCGCCAAGGTCGAGTGCAATGCCTGCCCCGTGCTGTGCCAGATTTCCGACGGCCGCACGGGCGCCTGCGACCGCTACGCCAACCGCGAAGGCGTGCTGGTGCGCGTCGATCCCGTGGTGCTGCTGCGCCGCGAGATTGCGAGCGAAGCCCCCGTGCTGGTGCCTTTCGACCGGCCTGCCGCCGAAAAGGCCGACGCGGCCGAGACAGCCGCTCCCGACTGGAACGGCGACCTGCTGCACGCCGACGAAGTCTTCGTTACCGGCGTGGGTTCTTCCACCACCTACCCGGACTACAAGCCCGCCCCCTTCATCGTGGCCTCGAAAGCCCAGGGCGTCGACATGGTCACCGTCGTTACCGAGGGCATCTTCAGCTACTGCAGCTTCAAGGTGAAGATCGACACCGACCGCTTCCTCGGCTCCGAGCAGGCCAACGTGCGCTACCGCGGCGAGGTGGTCGGCCACGTCACCACGGCCGAATACGGATCGCAGATGCTCTCGCTCGGCGGCGTGCACCATCTCACCGGCGGCAGCAAGAAGGAAGGCCGCATGACGGCCGAGCTGATGCAGCTGCTGGGCAACAAGAAGGCGGTGGAGTGCACCATCGACGGCGGCTCCACGCTCGTCATCCAGGCCGGCAAGGCGCCCATCGTCAACGGCGTGGAAGAGCAACGCATGCGTGTGGGCTGCGGCTCGGCGGCAGTCGGCATCTTCGCGCGCCAATTCGCGGGCGTGGCCGACGAGGTGGTGGTGGTCGACGACCACATCACCGGCGTGCTGACCGAGCACCAGGCGGGGCGCTGCCTCGACATGGCGCCTTCGGGCATCCAGATGCTGGGGCGCAAGTCCACGCCGGGGCGCTACTTCCAGGTGGCGAACCCGGGCAACGGCTGGGGCGGCACCGACATTGCCGATCCGCTCTCGATCATCGAAGGCTGGGAAGAGGGCGTTGCGCGCCCGGGCCTGCGCCTTTTGATGACATCGACCACCGGCGAGCACGCGCAGTGGTATGTGCTCGACGACGCGCTGAAGCCCGTCGAGCAGGAAATGCCCGCCGAAGTGAAGCGCATCGTCGAGCGCATCGGCGAGAACTGCGAACCGTCTCTATGCACGGTGCTGTTCCTCGGCGGTGCGGGTGGCAGCTTGCGTGCAGGCGTCACTGAAAACCCGGTGCTGCTCACGCGCGCCATCAAGCGCGCGCTCGTCAACGTGACCTGCGGCGGCGCGCCGGCCTATGTGTGGCCCGGCGGCGGCATCACGGTCATGGCCGACGTCATGCGCATGCCCGACAACAGCTTTGGCACCGTGCCTACGCCCGCCATCGTGGCGCCCATCGAGTTCAGCATGCGGCAGAGCGACTACCAAGCGCTCGGCGGCCACATGGAGCACATCTTCTCGCTCGAACAGGCGCTCGCGCGCGGCGCGTGGCAGGAAGACGGCGCACCGCTGGCGCGGCAGTGGGTCGTGATGGACGACGCCAATCCATGGCCGCTCGGCCATGCTCCGATGCTGGGCTGA
- a CDS encoding TetR family transcriptional regulator produces the protein MADSRSASTKPQRRTGVREAAAQATRDSILKAATKVFAKYGYDGGSVEKISKAAKSYDRMIYYYFGSKEGLFIAVLEGIYQRMDDAEAAIALDASRPVEALTEVIRFVLGYYRKNPEFVTLLNTENLHKGRHISKSLRAREYSSRAVAIIAEILASGAAQGLFRKDLIARDIYLLIASTGYFYTSNRHTLTAFLGEPLESAEAITHWEDFVIETVLRTVRADDIQEQDNTPPHDQDHTKWQKSQPAASRAKSS, from the coding sequence ATGGCCGACAGCCGCTCCGCCAGCACCAAGCCCCAACGTCGCACCGGCGTGCGCGAGGCGGCGGCGCAGGCCACGCGCGACAGCATCCTGAAGGCGGCGACCAAGGTGTTCGCCAAGTACGGCTACGACGGCGGCAGCGTCGAGAAGATCTCGAAGGCCGCCAAGTCGTACGACCGGATGATCTACTACTACTTCGGCAGCAAGGAAGGCCTCTTCATTGCGGTGCTCGAAGGCATCTACCAGCGCATGGACGACGCCGAGGCCGCCATTGCGCTCGACGCGTCGCGGCCCGTGGAGGCGCTCACCGAAGTCATTCGCTTCGTGCTGGGCTACTACCGCAAGAACCCCGAGTTCGTCACGCTCCTGAACACCGAGAACCTGCACAAGGGCCGGCACATTTCCAAGTCGCTCAGGGCGCGCGAATACTCGTCGCGGGCGGTGGCGATCATTGCCGAGATACTGGCCAGCGGCGCCGCGCAGGGGCTGTTCCGCAAAGACCTGATTGCGCGCGACATCTACCTGCTGATTGCATCCACTGGCTACTTCTACACCTCCAACCGGCACACGCTCACCGCGTTTCTGGGCGAGCCGCTGGAGTCGGCCGAGGCGATCACGCACTGGGAAGACTTCGTGATCGAGACCGTGCTGCGCACCGTGCGCGCGGACGACATCCAGGAACAAGACAACACCCCACCCCACGACCAGGACCACACGAAATGGCAGAAATCGCAACCGGCGGCAAGTCGGGCAAAGTCGTCATAA
- a CDS encoding ABC transporter permease — MSFSGFIVQLLNGLASASSLFLVAAGLSLIFGVTRIVNFAHGSFFMVGIYIAYTLVEKLGGSLGFWPALLLAAVAVGILGAVIEVVLLRRIYKAPELFQLLATFALVLVIKDAVLWLWGPDELLGPRAPGLSGSVMILGRQFPSYDLFLIVVGPLVLGLVWMLLTRTRFGTLVRAATQDREMVSALGVNQAWLFTAVFALGALLAGLGGALQLPREPATLEMDLNTIGAAFVVVVVGGMGSIPGAYAAALLIAEIKAICIWLGVVDVFGISVSFSKLTLVVDFLVMAVVLVWRPWGLFGRPQAPSRYVGMQEEPLRRASKTYVVAAAVFGLVLAAAPLLTADSPYTTVLMIDLLIAALFAASLHFIMGPAGMHSFGHAAYFGLGAYGAALLVRASGMPMELALVVAPLVAAIGAFVYGWFAVRLSGVYLAMLTLAFAQITWAITYQWDTFTGGSNGLTGVWPAEWLSDKRVYYWLTLALVALGVLGLRRVLFSPFGYALRAGRDSVLRADAIGIDVKRMQWVAFVIAGTAAGLAGALYAFSKGSISPESLSVGKSVDGLVMVLLGGIQTLAGPVVGAVTFTWLHDTVARNTDYWRAMLGAIILLLVLLFPQGIAGFAKQLSGRIRTRGARETAKLEEVKA; from the coding sequence ATGAGTTTTTCAGGTTTCATCGTCCAGCTGCTCAACGGGCTTGCGAGCGCGTCGTCGCTCTTTCTCGTGGCAGCCGGCCTGTCGCTGATCTTCGGCGTCACGCGGATCGTGAATTTCGCGCATGGCTCGTTCTTCATGGTGGGCATCTACATCGCCTACACGCTGGTCGAGAAGCTCGGCGGCAGCCTCGGCTTCTGGCCCGCGCTGCTGCTGGCGGCGGTGGCCGTCGGCATCCTTGGCGCCGTGATCGAGGTGGTGCTGCTGCGCCGCATCTACAAGGCGCCCGAGCTGTTTCAGCTGCTCGCCACTTTTGCGCTCGTCCTCGTCATCAAGGATGCGGTGCTCTGGCTCTGGGGCCCGGACGAACTGCTCGGGCCGCGCGCGCCGGGCCTGTCGGGCTCGGTCATGATCCTGGGCCGGCAGTTCCCGTCCTATGACCTGTTCCTCATCGTCGTCGGGCCGCTGGTGCTCGGCCTGGTCTGGATGCTGCTCACGCGCACCCGCTTCGGCACGCTGGTGCGCGCCGCCACGCAAGACCGCGAGATGGTCAGTGCGCTGGGCGTCAACCAGGCGTGGCTGTTCACGGCGGTGTTCGCGCTCGGCGCGTTGCTCGCGGGCCTTGGCGGTGCACTGCAGTTGCCGCGGGAGCCCGCCACGCTCGAGATGGACCTCAACACCATCGGCGCGGCCTTCGTCGTCGTGGTTGTCGGAGGCATGGGATCGATCCCGGGCGCCTATGCGGCGGCGCTGCTGATCGCCGAGATCAAGGCCATCTGCATCTGGCTCGGCGTGGTCGATGTGTTCGGCATCAGCGTCTCGTTTTCCAAGCTCACGCTGGTGGTGGATTTCCTGGTGATGGCGGTGGTGCTGGTGTGGCGCCCGTGGGGCCTCTTCGGCCGGCCGCAGGCGCCAAGCCGCTACGTCGGCATGCAGGAAGAACCGCTGCGCCGCGCCAGCAAGACCTACGTGGTGGCAGCTGCGGTGTTCGGCCTGGTGCTGGCAGCGGCACCGCTGCTCACCGCGGACTCGCCCTACACCACGGTGCTGATGATCGACCTGCTCATCGCCGCGCTGTTCGCGGCCAGCCTGCACTTCATCATGGGACCGGCCGGCATGCATTCGTTCGGGCATGCGGCGTACTTCGGCCTGGGGGCCTACGGCGCGGCACTGCTGGTGCGCGCAAGCGGCATGCCGATGGAACTGGCGCTCGTCGTGGCGCCGCTGGTCGCAGCCATCGGCGCCTTCGTCTACGGCTGGTTCGCCGTGCGGCTGTCGGGCGTCTATCTTGCAATGCTCACGCTGGCCTTTGCGCAGATCACCTGGGCCATCACCTACCAGTGGGACACCTTCACCGGCGGCAGCAACGGGCTCACCGGCGTCTGGCCGGCCGAGTGGCTGTCGGACAAGCGCGTGTACTACTGGCTCACGCTGGCGCTTGTGGCGCTGGGCGTGCTGGGGCTGCGCCGCGTGCTGTTCTCGCCCTTCGGCTATGCGCTGCGGGCGGGGCGCGATTCGGTGCTGCGCGCCGATGCGATCGGCATCGACGTCAAGCGCATGCAGTGGGTCGCCTTCGTGATCGCGGGCACCGCCGCGGGCCTGGCCGGCGCGCTCTACGCTTTCTCCAAGGGAAGCATCTCGCCCGAATCCCTGAGCGTCGGCAAGTCGGTCGATGGATTGGTCATGGTGCTGCTCGGCGGCATCCAGACGCTGGCCGGGCCGGTGGTCGGCGCCGTCACCTTCACGTGGCTGCATGACACCGTCGCGCGCAACACCGACTACTGGCGCGCCATGCTCGGCGCCATCATCCTGCTGCTGGTGCTGCTGTTCCCGCAAGGCATTGCGGGCTTCGCCAAGCAGCTTTCCGGCCGCATCCGCACCCGCGGCGCACGCGAAACGGCAAAACTCGAGGAAGTGAAAGCATGA
- a CDS encoding ABC transporter ATP-binding protein — protein MSAHAPLLKVENLGKSFGGVKAVDGISFDLAPGELLALIGPNGAGKSTTFNMVNGQLKADQGSIRFGGEELIGRKPRAIWRMGVGRTFQIAETFASLTVVENVQMALLSHDGKLFSMWRRAADHRRDEALALLEQVGMKAQADRPCSELAYGDVKRVELAIAMANAPKLLLMDEPTAGMAPKERNSLMALTKQLVIDRGMAVLFTEHSMDVVFAYADRMIVLARGRLIAQGKPLEIRDHPKVQEVYFGSGKTFEKIAEKAAEVNAAVGAVTV, from the coding sequence ATGAGCGCGCACGCTCCCCTGCTCAAGGTCGAGAACCTGGGCAAGTCCTTCGGCGGCGTCAAGGCGGTCGACGGCATCAGCTTCGATCTCGCGCCCGGCGAACTGCTCGCGCTGATCGGCCCCAATGGCGCCGGCAAGTCGACCACCTTCAACATGGTGAACGGCCAGCTCAAGGCCGACCAGGGCTCCATACGCTTCGGCGGCGAGGAACTGATCGGCCGCAAGCCGCGCGCCATCTGGCGCATGGGCGTGGGCCGCACCTTCCAGATTGCCGAAACCTTCGCATCGCTCACCGTGGTCGAGAACGTGCAGATGGCACTGCTCTCGCACGACGGCAAGCTGTTCTCGATGTGGCGCCGTGCCGCCGACCACCGGCGCGACGAGGCACTGGCGCTGCTCGAGCAGGTCGGAATGAAGGCGCAGGCCGACCGCCCCTGCAGCGAGCTTGCCTACGGCGACGTCAAGCGCGTCGAACTCGCGATTGCCATGGCCAACGCGCCCAAGCTGCTGCTGATGGACGAGCCCACCGCCGGCATGGCGCCCAAGGAGCGCAATTCGCTCATGGCGCTGACCAAGCAGCTGGTCATCGACCGCGGCATGGCCGTGCTCTTTACCGAGCACAGCATGGACGTGGTCTTTGCGTACGCCGACCGCATGATCGTGCTGGCGCGTGGTCGCCTCATTGCGCAAGGCAAGCCGCTTGAGATCCGCGACCATCCGAAAGTGCAGGAGGTGTACTTCGGCAGCGGCAAGACCTTCGAGAAGATTGCAGAAAAGGCCGCCGAAGTGAATGCGGCGGTGGGAGCGGTAACGGTATGA
- a CDS encoding amino acid synthesis family protein gives MIDIRRVFTHVEHIHHEFGPRADTPLVRGAIGAVLTNPFAGRYEPDILPMMALLDPVGVDMAHRLHAAMDVPLEQIATYGKGAIVGAAGELEHGALWHVPGGYAMRELLGWKGSRAAYTAGKAEEKTGQPGNALSIVPSTKKVGPPGATLDVPLTNINASYVRGQFDAIEVRVPGAPAADEIVFILAMSTGYRVHARVGGLLAKDISKWDGLR, from the coding sequence ATGATCGATATACGCCGCGTCTTCACCCATGTCGAGCACATCCACCACGAGTTCGGCCCGCGCGCCGACACCCCGTTGGTGCGCGGTGCCATCGGCGCGGTGCTGACCAACCCTTTTGCGGGCCGCTACGAGCCCGACATCCTGCCGATGATGGCGCTGCTCGATCCCGTGGGCGTCGACATGGCGCACAGGCTGCACGCCGCCATGGACGTGCCCCTGGAGCAGATTGCCACCTACGGCAAAGGCGCCATCGTCGGTGCCGCGGGCGAGCTGGAGCACGGCGCGCTCTGGCATGTGCCCGGCGGCTACGCCATGCGCGAACTGCTCGGCTGGAAGGGCAGCCGCGCCGCCTACACCGCGGGCAAGGCCGAAGAAAAAACCGGCCAGCCCGGCAACGCGCTTTCCATCGTGCCCTCGACCAAGAAGGTCGGCCCGCCCGGCGCCACGCTCGACGTGCCGCTCACCAACATCAATGCCAGCTACGTGCGCGGGCAGTTCGACGCGATTGAAGTGCGCGTGCCCGGCGCGCCCGCGGCCGACGAGATCGTCTTCATCCTGGCCATGAGCACGGGCTACCGCGTGCATGCGCGCGTGGGTGGGCTGCTCGCCAAGGACATCAGCAAATGGGACGGCCTGCGCTGA
- a CDS encoding ABC transporter substrate-binding protein yields MRFAFNVVSLAALTVALIPVAQAQGVIKIGEINSYKAQPAFLEPYKKGMELAVDEINAAGGVNGKKIELITRDDNANPGDAVRVAEELVSREKVDMLAGTFLSNTGLAVTDFAKQKKFFFLAGEPLTDKITWQGGNQYTFRLRPGTYMQAAMLVPEAAKLKKKRWAIVYPNYEYGQSAVAAFKQLLKAAQPDVEFVAEQATPLGKVDAGSVAQALADAKPDAIFNVLFGADLSKFVREGNTRGLFKDREVVSVLTGEPEYLDPLKDEAPNGWIVTGYPWYGIATPEHKKFEQAYQAKFKDYPRLGSVVGYSMIKSAAAGIAKAKSTDTEKLVAAFKGLQVDSPFGKITYRPEDHQSTMGAFVGRTKNEGGKGVMVNYTYLDGADAKYQPSPAEIKKTRAAD; encoded by the coding sequence ATGCGTTTTGCCTTCAACGTGGTGTCGCTCGCTGCGCTCACCGTCGCACTGATTCCGGTCGCGCAGGCGCAAGGCGTCATCAAGATCGGCGAGATCAACAGCTACAAGGCGCAGCCCGCCTTCCTGGAGCCCTACAAGAAGGGCATGGAACTCGCCGTCGATGAAATCAACGCCGCGGGCGGCGTCAACGGCAAGAAGATCGAGCTGATCACGCGCGACGACAACGCCAACCCCGGCGATGCCGTGCGCGTGGCCGAAGAACTCGTCTCGCGCGAAAAGGTCGACATGCTGGCCGGCACCTTCCTGTCGAACACCGGCCTGGCCGTGACCGACTTTGCCAAGCAGAAGAAGTTCTTCTTCCTTGCCGGCGAACCGCTGACGGACAAGATCACCTGGCAGGGCGGCAACCAGTACACCTTCCGCCTGCGCCCCGGCACCTACATGCAGGCCGCCATGCTGGTGCCCGAGGCCGCCAAGCTCAAGAAGAAGCGCTGGGCCATCGTGTACCCCAACTACGAATACGGCCAGTCGGCCGTCGCGGCCTTCAAGCAGTTGCTCAAGGCTGCGCAGCCCGACGTGGAGTTCGTGGCCGAGCAGGCCACGCCCCTGGGCAAGGTCGATGCCGGCAGCGTGGCGCAGGCACTGGCCGATGCCAAGCCCGACGCGATCTTCAACGTGCTGTTCGGCGCCGACCTTTCCAAGTTCGTGCGCGAAGGCAACACGCGCGGCCTGTTCAAGGACCGCGAGGTGGTGAGCGTGCTGACGGGCGAGCCCGAGTACCTCGATCCGCTGAAGGACGAAGCGCCCAACGGCTGGATCGTGACCGGCTATCCCTGGTACGGCATCGCCACGCCGGAGCACAAGAAGTTCGAGCAGGCCTACCAGGCCAAGTTCAAGGACTATCCGCGCCTGGGCTCGGTGGTGGGCTACAGCATGATCAAGTCGGCCGCGGCGGGCATTGCCAAGGCCAAGAGCACCGACACCGAGAAGCTGGTGGCCGCCTTCAAGGGCCTGCAGGTGGATTCGCCGTTCGGCAAGATCACCTACCGCCCCGAAGACCACCAGTCGACCATGGGCGCCTTCGTGGGCCGCACCAAGAACGAGGGTGGCAAGGGCGTGATGGTGAACTACACCTACCTCGATGGCGCGGACGCCAAGTACCAGCCGTCGCCGGCTGAAATCAAGAAAACCCGCGCAGCGGACTGA
- a CDS encoding UPF0280 family protein, which translates to MTAQRSALDKSRWHFNHGPIDIVAEAHGDPYAVAAAHDAAWARFVHVLDELVHELPLLRLPASDNMRPRGVVARRMWNACAAFSPMFVTPMAAVAGSVAQELIAFYDRPGVERAWINNGGDIALHLAPGQSARVGVYADLARFDWRDTSILTTDGQFEIKAEQPVRGVATSGWRGRSFSLGIADSVTVLAATAAQADAAATVIANAVDVDDAAIQRRPANECKDDSDLGDIRVTVDVPPLAPSQVKSALDTGVVCAKVLQKGGLVWAVLLVCQGQWRLVEPLCSKALPAAASVAVGSVFA; encoded by the coding sequence ATGACCGCCCAACGCAGCGCGCTCGACAAGAGCCGCTGGCACTTCAACCATGGCCCGATCGACATCGTGGCCGAGGCGCATGGCGACCCCTACGCCGTCGCGGCCGCGCACGACGCGGCCTGGGCGCGCTTCGTTCACGTGCTCGACGAACTCGTGCACGAGCTGCCGCTCTTGCGCCTGCCCGCAAGCGACAACATGCGCCCGCGCGGCGTGGTTGCCAGGCGCATGTGGAATGCGTGCGCCGCGTTCTCGCCGATGTTCGTCACGCCCATGGCGGCGGTGGCCGGCTCCGTTGCACAGGAACTCATTGCGTTCTACGACCGCCCGGGCGTCGAGCGCGCATGGATCAACAACGGCGGCGACATCGCGCTTCATCTCGCGCCTGGCCAGTCGGCGCGCGTGGGCGTTTATGCCGACCTGGCGCGCTTCGACTGGCGGGACACCAGCATCCTCACCACCGACGGCCAGTTCGAAATCAAGGCCGAGCAGCCGGTGCGCGGCGTGGCCACCAGCGGGTGGCGTGGCCGCAGTTTCTCGCTGGGCATTGCCGACAGCGTGACGGTGCTTGCCGCCACGGCGGCACAAGCCGATGCGGCCGCTACCGTGATTGCCAATGCCGTCGACGTGGACGATGCGGCCATCCAACGGCGCCCCGCGAACGAATGCAAGGACGATAGCGACCTGGGCGACATCCGGGTCACGGTCGATGTGCCGCCGCTGGCGCCTTCGCAGGTTAAAAGCGCTCTCGATACGGGGGTTGTCTGCGCCAAGGTGCTGCAAAAAGGCGGGCTCGTCTGGGCCGTTCTGCTCGTTTGCCAGGGGCAGTGGCGACTTGTCGAACCCTTATGCTCGAAGGCGCTGCCGGCGGCGGCCTCCGTGGCAGTTGGTTCAGTATTTGCTTAA
- a CDS encoding amino acid synthesis family protein — protein MTANIRKLVIQVDETRKEMGKDIAPPTRRAVAIAVIENPYAGRFSENLDELIAIGEELGALLGQKAVKALGIEPGQAQSYGKAAIVGENGELEHAAAILHPKLGAPLRVAVEKGAALVPSAKKRGTLGTAIDVPLGHKDAAFVRSHFDAVEARVSDAPRANEIVVAVAVTDSGRPLPRIGGLQVADIKGEDGLK, from the coding sequence ATGACCGCCAACATCCGCAAGCTCGTCATCCAGGTCGACGAAACCCGCAAGGAAATGGGCAAGGACATCGCGCCGCCCACGCGCCGCGCGGTGGCCATCGCCGTGATCGAGAACCCCTATGCGGGCCGCTTCAGCGAAAACCTCGACGAACTGATCGCCATCGGCGAAGAGCTGGGCGCTCTGCTCGGCCAGAAGGCCGTGAAGGCGCTCGGCATCGAGCCCGGCCAGGCGCAGAGCTACGGCAAGGCCGCCATCGTGGGCGAGAACGGCGAGCTCGAGCATGCGGCCGCCATCCTGCACCCCAAGCTCGGTGCGCCGTTGCGCGTGGCTGTTGAAAAGGGCGCGGCGCTGGTCCCTTCTGCCAAGAAGCGCGGCACGCTGGGCACCGCCATCGACGTGCCGCTCGGCCACAAGGACGCCGCCTTCGTGCGCAGCCATTTCGACGCCGTCGAGGCCCGCGTGTCCGACGCACCGCGCGCCAACGAAATCGTGGTGGCGGTGGCCGTCACCGACAGCGGCCGTCCGCTGCCTCGCATCGGCGGCCTGCAGGTCGCCGACATCAAGGGCGAAGACGGCCTCAAATGA
- a CDS encoding amidohydrolase family protein, with translation MAEIATGGKSGKVVIKNIGLLLSGDIDKPILDADTVVVNDGLIVAVGKEKDCDLEGAKTVIDAKKTCVAPGLIDSHVHPVFGDWTPRQGQIGWIDSTMNGGVTTMISAGEVHLPGRPKDIVGLKALAITAQRAFDNFRPGGVKVLAGAPVIEKGMVESDFKELAEAGVGLLGEVGLGSVKAGYEAKEMVAWARKYGIQSTIHTGGPSIPGSGLIDKDVVLEADADIIGHINGGHTSLPEAHVCELCEKSSRAIEIVHNGNEKVAIAAAKAALELKCPHRVILGTDGPAGSGVQPLGILRMVAMLSSIANIPAELVFCFATGNTARIRKLNCGLIEVGRDADFVFMDRAQHSPAPGLLESVQLGDIPGVGMVMIDGIVRCGRSRNTPPATEIPVVVSGGH, from the coding sequence ATGGCAGAAATCGCAACCGGCGGCAAGTCGGGCAAAGTCGTCATAAAGAACATCGGGCTGCTGCTCTCGGGCGACATCGACAAGCCCATCCTCGACGCGGACACCGTCGTGGTGAACGACGGCCTGATCGTTGCGGTGGGCAAGGAAAAAGACTGCGACCTCGAAGGTGCGAAGACCGTCATCGACGCGAAGAAGACCTGCGTGGCACCCGGCCTGATCGACAGCCACGTGCACCCGGTGTTCGGCGACTGGACACCGCGCCAGGGCCAGATCGGCTGGATCGACTCGACCATGAACGGCGGCGTGACCACCATGATTTCGGCCGGCGAAGTGCACCTGCCCGGCCGCCCGAAAGACATCGTGGGCCTGAAGGCGCTGGCCATCACGGCGCAGCGCGCGTTCGACAACTTCCGCCCCGGCGGCGTGAAGGTTCTGGCCGGCGCGCCAGTCATCGAGAAAGGCATGGTCGAGAGCGACTTCAAGGAGCTAGCCGAAGCCGGCGTGGGCCTGCTCGGCGAAGTGGGGCTGGGCTCGGTAAAGGCCGGCTACGAAGCCAAGGAGATGGTGGCCTGGGCGCGCAAGTACGGCATCCAGAGCACCATTCACACGGGCGGCCCGTCCATCCCAGGCTCGGGCCTGATCGACAAGGACGTGGTGCTCGAGGCCGACGCCGACATCATCGGCCACATCAACGGCGGCCACACTTCATTGCCCGAGGCGCATGTGTGCGAGCTGTGCGAGAAGAGCTCACGCGCCATCGAGATCGTGCACAACGGCAACGAGAAGGTGGCCATTGCGGCGGCCAAGGCCGCGCTCGAACTCAAGTGCCCGCACCGCGTGATCCTCGGCACCGACGGGCCGGCCGGCTCGGGCGTGCAGCCGCTGGGCATCTTGCGCATGGTGGCCATGCTCTCGTCGATTGCCAACATTCCGGCCGAGCTGGTGTTCTGCTTTGCCACGGGCAACACGGCGCGCATCCGCAAGCTGAACTGCGGGCTCATCGAAGTGGGCCGCGATGCCGATTTCGTCTTCATGGACCGCGCACAGCACTCGCCCGCGCCGGGCCTGCTGGAGAGCGTGCAGCTCGGCGACATTCCAGGTGTGGGCATGGTGATGATCGACGGCATCGTGCGCTGCGGCCGCAGCCGCAACACGCCGCCGGCAACCGAGATTCCGGTCGTCGTCTCGGGCGGGCACTGA